A region from the Halichondria panicea chromosome 11, odHalPani1.1, whole genome shotgun sequence genome encodes:
- the LOC135343731 gene encoding activin receptor type-2A-like: MSRSDMRMYWIRGGASTTLAQVSLLMLMLLATQTISKATTSTQKACRTCSSSVPANCTIDINNNINTVVNCHVNFSSCPIENCTNEKFCAYRFDGFSKSTILDLTIFKWDFKSDCTTTEVVPNRCTFTDKDPFFNCVDGVSSENGSNPEVVEYQTKFNLPLPTEQPTTPLPVINCTTCTVTSIVITIILFIVLLLILIFCLYKLRRKIQIPTAIRSQQTSFINPVNQHSWQLLESIGHGRYGFVYRAKYRGEIVAVKIYTSQGRSAFETEQNLYSMESTFHCNILEYIGCEMRGSGITTERALLTRYYQLGSLDNYLRSRVLSWQQACVMIHTVAEGLTHLHSEYYRNSAGIMAEKYPVAHRDVKSANVLVRSDSGDCVISDLGFALILDGKQTTNTVQAGTYRYMAPEALDARVNLHDLQSFKQIDVYSLALVMWEVMSRTCVLTEEEVPGYQLPYKEEAGPNPSLERLKDIVVTRKLRPSLPAIWGNHETLNSLQETLYECWDDDAEARLSAANVSLRMKQLIATNINDIARQDSTQTTAVPTTSIIPAEAVAMNRPTEHSQSSPPPYYSPTDPIPFQQQSDISRQESTSAITTLQSDTVETDEQAEHSQSGPPPYYGPTAEDYLLFQQTTFPFNRGPIRAQQRHQVSMPHICSDTEHSRTPRGHMAARCTHSLRSSYHYEQEMRQLNNFNKSESLSLRNMATAQESVGEMEEEIRELSQSPLGTTLEERIDDMMSEAATREDDNMASPDRQQLDISDFTLNLNSDSGILNAHSDLSHSDTTGLVPAESDTDALTSSVDSGVLSIDQDKMVEGATNFRCLPHTENNENSASTVTSV, encoded by the exons ATGTCAAGAAGCGATATGAGAATGTACTGGATCAGAGGAGGGGCCAGTACCACACTAG ctcaggTTAGCTTGTTGATGTTGATGCTACTTGCCACCCAAACTATCTCCAAAGCAACCACCTCTACCCAAAAAGCTTGTCGAACCTGTAGCTCATCAGTACCGGCCAACTGCACCATTGATATTAACAACAACATTAACACAGTAGTAAACTGTCACGTCAACTTCAGCAGCTGTCCAATTGAAAATTGTACAAATGAAAAATTCTGTGCGTACCGTTTTGATGGCTTCTCAAAAAGCACAATACTTGATTTGACAATATTTAAGTGGGATTTTAAATCCGATTGTACTACAACTGAAGTTGTGCCCAATAGATGTACTTTTACCGACAAGGATCCTTTTTTTAATTGTGTTGATGGAGTTAGCAGTGAGAACGGCTCTAACCCTGAGGTGGTTGAATATCAAACGAAATTTAACTTACCTTTGCCAACAGAAC AACCCACTACTCCACTCCCTGTGATTAATTGTACTACCTGTACCGTCACCAGCATTGTCATAACAATCATTCTATTTATCGTTCTCCTGCTGATCTTAATCTTCTGTCTGTATAAACTGCGACGTAAGATCCAAATTCCGACAGCGATTCGATCTCAACAAACCAGTTTTATCAACCCAGTCAACCAGCACTCGTGGCAGCTGCTAGAAAGCATCGGACATGGTCGCTACGGTTTCGTATATCGTGCCAAATATCGCGGGGAAATTGTTGCCGTGAAGATATACACATCGCAAGGACGGTCAGCTTTTGAGACCGAGCAAAATCTCTACTCAATGGAATCTACCTTTCACTGCAATATACTCGAGTACATCGGCTGTGAGATGAGGGGATCAGGAATTACCACCGAGCGTGCGTTATTGACACGCTACTATCAACTTGGCTCGCTGGATAATTATCTCCGTTCTCGTGTGTTGAGTTGGCAACAGGCGTGTGTAATGATCCATACTGTGGCCGAGGGACTCACTCACTTGCACTCCGAGTACTACCGCAACTCGGCTGGGATTATGGCCGAGAAGTACCCCGTGGCACacag ggatgTGAAGTCGGCCAACGTGCTTGTGAGGAGTGACAGCGGGGACTGTGTGATCAGTGACCTCGGCTTTGCTCTGATTCTGGACGGAAAACAAACCACAAACACTGTACAG GCTGGGACGTATCGCTACATGGCCCCTGAGGCACTGGATGCACGAGTGAACTTGCATGACTTGCAGTCGTTTAAACAGATTGATGTGTACTCCCTCGCCCTGGTCATGTGGGAGGTCATGTCACGCACCTGCGTCCTCACGG AGGAGGAAGTCCCCGGTTATCAACTACCGTACAAGGAGGAGGCGGGGCCTAACCCCTCCCTCGAGCGACTCAAGGACATCGTAGTCACTCGGAAACTTCGCCCATCTCTGCCTGCCATTTGGGGAAACCACGAG acgctCAACTCCCTGCAAGAGACTCTGTACGAGTGTTGGGATGACGACGCCGAGGCCCGACTGTCAGCTGCCAATGTTTCGTTACGTATGAAACAACTCATTGCGACAAACATAAACGATATTGCTCGTCAAGATAGCACCCAGACAACAGCTGTGCCAACAACCTCTATAATACCAGCTGAGGCTGTGGCTATGAACAGACCAACAGAGCATTCCCAATCCAGCCCACCCCCATACTACAGTCCAACTGATCCTATTCCATTCCAACAACAATCTGATATTTCTAGGCAAGAAAGTACTTCTGCCATTACTACACTACAATCTGATACCGTGGAAACCGACGAGCAGGCAGAACATTCTCAATCTGGACCTCCTCCTTATTATGGACCAACAGCTGAAGACTATCTTTTATTCCAGCAAACCACATTCCCGTTCAATCGAGGTCCCATTCGGGCCCAACAGAGGCACCAAGTTTCGATGCCGCATATATGCAGTGACACTGAACATTCTCGAACCCCCCGAGGGCATATGGCTGCCCGCTGCACACACAGCCTGAGGAGCAGCTACCACTACGAGCAAGAAATGAGACAGCTGAACAATTTCAATAAGAGTGAGTCACTCTCGTTAAGGAACATGGCAACTGCTCAAGAATCTGTTGGCGAGATGGAGGAGGAGATTAGAGAGCTGAGTCAATCACCCTTAGGCACTACGTTGGAGGAAAGAATAGACGACATGATGAGTGAGGCAGCGACTCGCGAGGATGACAATATGGCATCACCAGATAGACAGCAGCTCGATATTTCCGATTTTACCCTAAACTTGAATTCTGATTCCGGTATTCTCAATGCACATTCTGACCTGTCCCATTCTGATACCACTGGCCTTGTCCCTGCGGAGTCTGATACGGACGCTCTTACAAGTTCCGTGGATAGCGGAGTGCTGTCAATCGATCAAGACAAGATGGTGGAAGGAGCTACAAACTTTAGATGTCTTCCTCATACTGAGAACAATGAAAACAGTGCGTCCACTGTCACTAGTGTGTAG